One segment of Erigeron canadensis isolate Cc75 chromosome 2, C_canadensis_v1, whole genome shotgun sequence DNA contains the following:
- the LOC122587171 gene encoding O-fucosyltransferase 13 isoform X2, which yields MRRDLCDGVGVARLLNATLVLPKFEVAAYWNESSGFADVFDVDYFIQQLKGFIDVVKELPAEIASREPVRVDCSKRKGQFDYVESVLPSLLEHHYISITPAMSQRRDRFPLYGKAALCQACYSALRLTSVLEKKSSELLAAIPKPFLSLHLRFEPDMVAYSQCEYSGLSPSSIKAIESARVDRKPWTGETARVWRSRGKCPLTPNETALILQSLSIPTYTNIYLAAGDGIMELGGLTSIYTNVVTKSSLLSGEDFKIMHGNTKAALDYYVSINSDSYVATYFGNMDKMVAAMRAYKGLYKTLFLSRKAFAELTSQGLKGNELMKALREAHKDDFVMGKGSALPDCFCDFKL from the exons ATGAGGAGGGAT TTATGTGATGGCGTTGGTGTTGCAAGATTACTTAATGCAACTCTTGTTTTGCCAAAGTTTGAAGTGGCTGCTTATTGGAATGAATCGAG TGGTTTTGCAGATGTATTTGATGTTGACTACTTTATTCAACAGTTGAAGGGGTTTATTGATGTTGTAAAAGAATTACCTGCAGAAATTGCATCAAGAGAACCTGTCCGAGTAGATTGCAGTAAAAGAAAAGGCCAATTTGATTATGTTGAGAGTGTCCTTCCGTCACTCTTGGAACATCATTACATCTCTATTACACCTGCCATGAGCCAAAGACGTGATCG GTTTCCGCTCTATGGAAAGGCTGCCCTTTGCCAAGCCTGTTACAGTGCATTGCGCCTAACAAGTGTTTTGGAGAAGAAAAGCTCTGAACTTCTAGCTGCCATACCCAAACCTTTTCTGTCTCTTCACCTTCGATTTGAACCCGATATGGTAGCTTACAGTCAATGTGAATATAGTGGGCTATCACCTTCATCTATCAAGGCTATAGAGTCTGCACGTGTAGATCGAAAACCTTGGACTGGTGAAACAGCTCGTGTTTGGAGAAGCCGTGGAAAATGCCCACTTACTCCTAATGAAACTGCTTTAATCCTTCAATCTCTTTCTATCCcaacatatacaaatatttacttAGCAGCCGGAGATGGAATTATGGAACTAGGAGGATTAACCTCTATTTACACAAATGTTGTTACAAAATCATCTCTTTTGAGTGGTGAAGATTTCAAGATTATGCATGGAAACACGAAAGCGGCACTGGATTATTATGTATCGATTAATAGTGATTCTTATGTGGCCACATATTTTGGTAACATGGATAAGATGGTAGCAGCAATGAGAGCTTACAAGGGGTTGTATAAGACTCTTTTTTTAAGCAGGAAAGCTTTTGCAGAGTTAACTTCCCAGGGATTAAAAGGAAACGAGTTGATGAAAGCACTGAGGGAGGCTCACAAAGATGATTTTGTAATGGGCAAAGGTTCTGCTTTGCCAGATTGTTTTTGCGACTTTAAATTGTGA
- the LOC122589325 gene encoding kinesin-like protein KIN-14P, which yields MHHAGHKFHEVFQMKQGGYSDLPAAKISEMMKSNSLDIAPTQSLLSLVNGILDESISRKNGELPHRVSCLMRKVVQEIERRISTQAEHLRTQNNVFKTREEKYQARIRVLEALTNGAGGESTAAVDHYDHMKMMMSPFDHIKVDVTRTGSSKDLASLADETISQEERKNEDQGVDRNMKEKNSRSAEIVASKQEAENIRKTNEDQRLQIETAAKKAQAELEKKLKVVESQLHESKMKVQDLEAKSLSKSQCWYKKEHIYKTFTEFQLGALKELKFASQSVRQEILKTQKSYAEDFDHLGTKVKVLQDAAKSYDDAFSENRKLHNEIQELKGNIRVYCRVRPFLPGQKEKQSTIDYIGENGEIIIVNPSKPGKDSRRSFKFNKVYGPSATQAEVYGDIQQLVQSVLDGYNVCIFAYGQTGSGKTYTMSGPDKGSQEEWGVNYRALNDLFRISQSRSTYKYEVWVQMVEIYNEQVRDLLGNDTSQKKLGILSTASLAVPDANMRQVSEPSDVLALMEIGFKNRARSTTSMNERSSRSHSVVTIHVSGTDLKNGGSLNAGLHLVDLAGSERIDRSEVVGDRLKEAQHINKSLAALGDVIFSLSQNSAHVPFRNSKLTQVLQSSLGGQAKTLMLVQLNPEAASYSESLGTLKFAERVSGVELGPARNNKEGSNIKELMEQVASLKSTITKKDEEIERLQNLKDKKNAPPPIGSAERQRSLRYGSSSPISKGGASPHTYRAESIRGRMSLDGYGYKPVRKGKSSINGEDTDSSVESSPSRDGSKSAHGSYKPKTGSRIYRPLTKISKDLPKAAKGMFKSPSGNSLNGKSSSKRWS from the exons ATGCATCATGCTGGACATAAATTTCATGAAGTGTTTCAGATGAAACAAGGCGGCTATTCTGATCTTCCTGCAGCAAAAATCTCAGAAATGATGAAATCAAATAGTTTGGAT ATTGCACCGACACAATCTCTTCTAAGCTTGGTAAATGGCATTCTAGATGAAAGTATCAGCAGGAAGAATGGTGAACTACCTCAT CGTGTTTCTTGCCTCATGAGGAAGGTGGTGCAGGAGATTGAACGGCGTATATCAACTCAAGCAGAACATCTAAGAACT CAAAATAATGTCTTTAAAACTCGCGAGGAAAAATACCAGGCAAGGATTAGAGTTCTTGAAGCCCTTACAAATGGGGCCGGTGGAGAATCAACG GCGGCAGTCGACCACTATGACCACATGAAG ATGATGATGAGCCCGTTTGATCATATAAAA GTTGATGTGACAAGAACTGGAAGTAGCAAGGACCTAGCTTCACTG GCAGATGAGACAATTTCACAAGAGGAAAGGAAAAATGAGGATCAGGGTGTGGATAGAAATATGAAAGAGAAGAATAGCAGAAGTGCTGAAATTGTAGCTTCGAAACAAGAAGCAGAGAACATTAGGAAAACAAATGAAGACCAGCGCTTGCAAATAGAAACAGCTGCAAAAAAAGCTCAAGCTGAACTtgaaaagaaattgaaggttgTTGAAAGTCAGCTGCATGAATCCAAGATGAAGGTGCAGGACCTTGAGGCTAAATCTTTGTCTAAAAGTCAATGTTGGTACAAAAAAGAACacatttataaaacatttacaGAATTCCAACTTGGTGCACTCAAG GAACTAAAATTTGCTTCTCAATCAGTGCGCCAggaaattttaaaaactcaaaagagcTACGCAGAGGATTTTGATCATTTAG GGACAAAGGTTAAGGTTTTGCAAGACGCAGCAAAAAGCTATGACGATGCCTTTTCCGAAAATAGGAAGCTACACAATGAAATTCAAGAATTAAAAG GAAATATTAGAGTTTATTGTCGGGTTAGACCATTTCTTCCAggtcaaaaagaaaaacaatcaaCCATTGATTATATTGGTGAAAATGGGGAGATAATTATTGTCAATCCCTCCAAACCGGGGAAAGATAGCCGCAGGTCATTTAAGTTCAACAAGGTTTATGGTCCTAGTGCCACTCAag CTGAGGTATATGGAGATATACAACAGTTGGTACAATCCGTTTTAGATGGATACAATGTATGTATATTTGCATATGGTCAAACTGGATCCGGAAAAACCTACACAATG AGTGGCCCTGACAAAGGATCTCAAGAAGAATGGGGAGTCAATTATCGTGCTTTAAATGATCTTTTCAGAATTTCCCAAAGTAGAAGCACTTACAAGTATGAAGTGTGGGTTCAAATGGTTGAAATATATAATGAGCAAGTTAGGGACTTGCTGGGAAATGATACTTCTCAAAAGAA ACTTGGGATTTTATCAACTGCAAGTTTAGCTGTGCCAGATGCCAACATGCGGCAGGTTAGTGAACCATCTGATGTTTTGGCGTTAATGGAAATTGGATTTAAAAATAGAGCTAGAAGTACTACTTCAATGAATGAAAGAAGCAGCAGATCCCACAG CGTTGTGACGATTCATGTTTCTGGAACGGATCTGAAGAATGGCGGGTCATTAAATGCTGGTCTTCATTTAGTAGATCTTGCAGGAAGCGAAAGAATAGATCGGTCAGAGGTGGTTGGGGACCGACTTAAGGAAgcacaacatataaataaatcattagCTGCTCTTGGTGATGTCATCTTTTCTTTGTCTCAGAATAGCGCTCACGTTCCATTTAGAAACAGCAAGCTTACTCAAGTACTTCAAAGTTCTTTAG GTGGTCAAGCAAAGACACTTATGCTTGTACAGCTCAATCCTGAAGCTGCTTCATATAGTGAAAGCTTGGGTACCTTAAAGTTTGCTGAACGGGTCTCTGGAGTGGAGCTGGGACCTGCTCGAAATAATAAAGAGGGCAGCAATATAAAGGAATTGATGGAACAG GTGGCTTCCCTCAAAAGCACAATCACAAAAAAGGATGAGGAGATTGAGCGCCTACAAAATCTGAAAGATAAGAAAAATGCTCCTCCTCCTATTGGCAGTGCAGAGCGACAACGTTCATTGAGGTATGGGTCTTCTTCTCCTATTTCTAAAGGAGGGGCTTCTCCACACACCTACCGAGCAGAAAGTATTCGTGGTCGTATGTCTCTGGACGGATACGGCTACAAACCAGTCAGAAAAGGGAAATCATCAATTAATGGAGAAG ACACGGATAGCTCTGTTGAAAGCAGCCCGTCTCGTGATGGTTCAAAATCAGCCCACGGCTCTTACAA GCCAAAAACAGGTAGTAGAATTTATCGTCCACTAACGAAAATATCAAAGGATCTTCCAAAAGCTGCAAAAG GCATGTTTAAGTCTCCAAGTGGTAACAGTTTGAATGGCAAAAGTTCTTCCAAGAGATGGTCATGA
- the LOC122587171 gene encoding O-fucosyltransferase 13 isoform X1 encodes MLSSSVVLTKKKPLLTLTFFTIILFFTLVSLSPSSPPFYQISFSPSATYETDIWSAKRILDWRPCNWWLQGHFTALPAKTNGYIRVDCYGGLNQMRRDLCDGVGVARLLNATLVLPKFEVAAYWNESSGFADVFDVDYFIQQLKGFIDVVKELPAEIASREPVRVDCSKRKGQFDYVESVLPSLLEHHYISITPAMSQRRDRFPLYGKAALCQACYSALRLTSVLEKKSSELLAAIPKPFLSLHLRFEPDMVAYSQCEYSGLSPSSIKAIESARVDRKPWTGETARVWRSRGKCPLTPNETALILQSLSIPTYTNIYLAAGDGIMELGGLTSIYTNVVTKSSLLSGEDFKIMHGNTKAALDYYVSINSDSYVATYFGNMDKMVAAMRAYKGLYKTLFLSRKAFAELTSQGLKGNELMKALREAHKDDFVMGKGSALPDCFCDFKL; translated from the exons ATGTTATCATCATCAGTAGTATTGACGAAGAAGAAACCCTTGTTAACCCTCACTTTCTTCACTATCATCCTCTTTTTCACCCTCGTATCTCTTTCTCCTTCTTCTCCTCCCTTCTATCAGATCTCTTTCTCTCCCTCTGCCAC TTACGAAACGGATATATGGAGTGCTAAGAGGATACTAGATTGGCGTCCTTGTAATTGGTGGCTTCAAGGCCATTTCACTg CTCTCCCAGCTAAGACTAATGGTTACATTCGAGTGGATTGTTATGGTGGGCTTAATCAGATGAGGAGGGAT TTATGTGATGGCGTTGGTGTTGCAAGATTACTTAATGCAACTCTTGTTTTGCCAAAGTTTGAAGTGGCTGCTTATTGGAATGAATCGAG TGGTTTTGCAGATGTATTTGATGTTGACTACTTTATTCAACAGTTGAAGGGGTTTATTGATGTTGTAAAAGAATTACCTGCAGAAATTGCATCAAGAGAACCTGTCCGAGTAGATTGCAGTAAAAGAAAAGGCCAATTTGATTATGTTGAGAGTGTCCTTCCGTCACTCTTGGAACATCATTACATCTCTATTACACCTGCCATGAGCCAAAGACGTGATCG GTTTCCGCTCTATGGAAAGGCTGCCCTTTGCCAAGCCTGTTACAGTGCATTGCGCCTAACAAGTGTTTTGGAGAAGAAAAGCTCTGAACTTCTAGCTGCCATACCCAAACCTTTTCTGTCTCTTCACCTTCGATTTGAACCCGATATGGTAGCTTACAGTCAATGTGAATATAGTGGGCTATCACCTTCATCTATCAAGGCTATAGAGTCTGCACGTGTAGATCGAAAACCTTGGACTGGTGAAACAGCTCGTGTTTGGAGAAGCCGTGGAAAATGCCCACTTACTCCTAATGAAACTGCTTTAATCCTTCAATCTCTTTCTATCCcaacatatacaaatatttacttAGCAGCCGGAGATGGAATTATGGAACTAGGAGGATTAACCTCTATTTACACAAATGTTGTTACAAAATCATCTCTTTTGAGTGGTGAAGATTTCAAGATTATGCATGGAAACACGAAAGCGGCACTGGATTATTATGTATCGATTAATAGTGATTCTTATGTGGCCACATATTTTGGTAACATGGATAAGATGGTAGCAGCAATGAGAGCTTACAAGGGGTTGTATAAGACTCTTTTTTTAAGCAGGAAAGCTTTTGCAGAGTTAACTTCCCAGGGATTAAAAGGAAACGAGTTGATGAAAGCACTGAGGGAGGCTCACAAAGATGATTTTGTAATGGGCAAAGGTTCTGCTTTGCCAGATTGTTTTTGCGACTTTAAATTGTGA
- the LOC122589236 gene encoding pentatricopeptide repeat-containing protein At1g52640, mitochondrial, with translation MAALRSVSQRAKTIHSLFTRHYSQSSSSTPQQQINDISRILSDYRSPRHDIVSALTPFSQTITADLVEQVLKRCNNLGFSAHRFFIWAKDLPNFTPSKSSYQILIDILGRSKQFPLVWDFISEMKQTNSCEIDNVMFWNVFSAYSKANLPLDAIRAFNNMIDYGVKPTVDDLDQLLYVLCKRKHVREAQLFFDKVKHEFSPSVKTFSILVRGWGFLGVSKEAQKVFDEMLVRGCCVDVHAYNSILESLCKGGNVDEAHKLFRDMRPKGLEPDAFTYSIFIHAACDANDIHSAFRVLDRMKRYSLVPNVFTYNSIINRLCKNDKVDEAYELLDEMIDQKLIPDVWSYNAILAFHCNRLEVNLATKLVSRMDTDSCDPDRHTYNMLLKMLIRVGRFDRVTSLWEKMEKSSFHPSASTYAVMVHGLCRKRGKLEDACRYFEMMVDDGIPPYSSTCELLRNKIIGLGFPEQVEILAGKMERSTSCAIQDLSGIMRGNRKNIKLMKEEDNSEESDY, from the coding sequence ATGGCGGCACTGAGGTCAGTCTCCCAACGAGCCAAAACCATCCACAGTCTCTTCACACGTCATTATTCCCAATCATCATCTTCAACACCACAACAACAAATCAACGATATCTCACGCATCCTCAGCGACTACCGAAGCCCCCGACACGACATCGTTTCAGCTCTAACCCCATTTTCCCAAACTATAACCGCCGACTTAGTCGAACAAGTTCTCAAACGTTGCAACAATTTAGGATTCTCAGCTCACAGGTTCTTTATCTGGGCTAAAGATTTACCTAATTTTACCCCCAGTAAAAGCAGTTACCAAATTTTGATTGATATTTTAGGTAGAAGTAAACAGTTTCCATTAGTTTGGGACTTTATTAGCGAAATGAAACAGACCAATTCATGTGAGATTGATAATGTTATGTTTTGGAATGTTTTTAGTGCTTATAGTAAAGCTAATTTGCCTTTAGATGCTATTAGGGCTTTTAATAACATGATCGATTACGGCGTCAAACCGACTGTTGACGATTTGGATCAGCTGCTGTACGTGCTTTGTAAAAGGAAGCATGTCAGGGAAGCGCAGTTGTTTTTCGATAAAGTTAAGCACGAGTTTAGTCCTAGTGTGAAAACTTTTAGTATTTTAGTGAGGGGATGGGGGTTTTTGGGCGTGTCGAAAGAAGCGCaaaaggtgtttgatgaaatgcttgTGAGAGGATGCTGTGTGGACGTGCATGCTTATAATAGTATTCTGGAGTCGTTGTGTAAAGGAGGGAATGTTGATGAAGCTCATAAGTTGTTTCGTGATATGAGGCCGAAAGGGCTTGAACCTGACGCGTTTACTTATTCCATTTTTATTCATGCTGCTTGTGATGCTAATGACATACATTCTGCTTTTCGGGTTCTTGATAGGATGAAACGCTATAGTCTAGTTCCAAATGTGTTTACATATAATTCTATTATTAATAGATTGTGTAAGAACGATAAAGTTGATGAAGCGTATGAGCTTTTAGATGAAATGATTGATCAAAAATTGATACCAGACGTGTGGAGTTATAACGCTATCTTAGCTTTTCATTGTAACCGGTTGGAAGTTAACTTGGCTACTAAATTGGTATCTAGAATGGATACGGATTCTTGTGACCCTGATCGGCATACATATAATATGCTGCTTAAGATGTTGATTCGAGTAGGGCGTTTTGATAGAGTCACGAGCTTATGGGAGAAGATGGAAAAAAGTAGTTTCCATCCTTCAGCTTCAACTTATGCGGTCATGGTTCATGGTTTATGTCGTAAGAGAGGGAAGCTGGAGGATGCATGTAGGTATTTTGAAATGATGGTTGATGATGGTATACCACCTTATTCTTCAACTTGTGAACTTTTGAGGAACAAAATTATAGGATTAGGGTTTCCAGAGCAAGTAGAGATACTTGCAGGTAAGATGGAAAGAAGCACTTCTTGTGCTATACAAGATCTTTCTGGCATTATGAGAGGCAATAGGAAGAATATCAAGTTGATGAAGGAAGAAGATAATTCGGAAGAGAGCGATTATTGA
- the LOC122589462 gene encoding pentatricopeptide repeat-containing protein At1g52620, which yields MSKTLLSRVIPRHSKPSKTTTAAAAAAVPSSRINEICHILKTQNPHWEQTLETRLSQQNIVPSDIAHQVFDKIHDVHSGLNFLNWISQRPYGCCLDSPAYSSLLKLLAKGKAFIEIDSVFIRLKDENVLPSCDALSEVIRACSECGLVDKAFGFYQYVVDMYECVPNVFACNALLSGLVRNDCLEVAFRVYDEMLRGNNCCADNYSTCIMVNALCKKGEVDQGRKLIVDRWGKDCIPNVVFYNTLIDGYFKKGEVKKAFILFKELKLKGFLPAVTTYGAMINGFCKEGNFSMVERLMNEMKSRGLLINVKVYNSVIDAQCRFGCKMKAVEMLKNMIEIGCAPDIVTYNILVYDACKHGKVKEAEQLVDQAARRGLRPNKLTYTPLINTYCRQNDSNKALDLFVKMIDNGEKPDLLTYSSLIHGIVVIGEVETATMILEKMTERGVFPDAGVYNVLINGLCKKGKLPAAKELLSKMLDQHVPPDKFVYASLIDGFVRNAELDEAKKLFQHAIQTGVKVDVVGYNAMIKGFCKDGKLKDAVLCVNTMIKAQMTPDEFTYSTLIDGYVKQHDMDGALGIFSHMIKQNCKPNVVTYTSLINGFCQKGDIIGAKKLLKEMKGRRLMPNVVTYSILVGSCCKEGKLAKAASFFEEMLMSKCNPNDVTFHYLVQGFSKYDKYTETNKVNNSMFLDIHSRMIADGWSPRLATYATIVVCLSLHGMLDDSLKLSGKMAIRDGPVVFAALLYGICLEGKGKEWNNIISCNFNESQLVIAVKYLSIFEQYRPHGVISDVSAILQMLVNDCKSKHHEVVSL from the coding sequence ATGTCGAAAACTCTCCTTTCTCGCGTAATCCCCCGCCACTCAAAACCATCCAaaaccaccaccgccgccgccgccgccgccgtccCTTCTTCTCGTATCAACGAAATCTGTCatattctcaaaacccaaaACCCCCATTGGGAACAAACTCTCGAAACCCGGTTATCCCAACAAAACATCGTCCCATCCGATATTGCACAccaagtgtttgataaaattcACGACGTCCATTCCGGCTTAAACTTCCTTAACTGGATATCCCAAAGACCTTATGGATGTTGTCTTGATAGCCCTGCTTATTCTTCTCTTTTAAAACTGTTAGCTAAGGGGAAAGCGtttatcgaaattgattcagtgTTTATTCgtttaaaagatgaaaatgtATTGCCTAGTTGTGACGCCTTAAGCGAGGTTATTAGAGCTTGTTCGGAATGTGGGTTGGTGGATAAAgcttttgggttttatcaatATGTAGTGGACATGTATGAGTGTGTTCCGAATGTGTTTGCTTGTAACGCGTTGTTGAGTGGGCTTGTGAGGAATGATTGTTTAGAAGTTGCGTTCCGAGTGTATGATGAAATGCTTCGTGGGAATAATTGTTGTGCGGATAATTATAGTACTTGTATAATGGTGAACGCGCTTTGTAAGAAAGGGGAGGTGGACCAAGGTAGAAAACTGATTGTTGATAGATGGGGGAAAGATTGTATACCGAATGTGGTTTTCTATAACACGCTTATTGATGGATATTTTAAGAAAGGTGAGGTTAAGAAGGCGTTTATCTTGTTTAAAGAGCTTAAGTTAAAGGGCTTTTTGCCTGCTGTAACGACGTATGGAGCAATGATTAATGGTTTTTGTAAGGAAGGGAATTTTAGTATGGTAGAGAGGCTTATGAATGAAATGAAGTCGAGAGGGTTGTTGATAAATGTCAAGGTCTACAATAGTGTTATTGATGCTCAATGTAGGTTTGGTTGCAAAATGAAAGCAGTTGAAATgttgaaaaacatgattgagaTTGGTTGTGCACCAGATATTGTTACGTATAATATCTTGGTGTATGATGCTTGTAAGCATGGGAAAGTTAAAGAAGCCGAGCAGCTTGTGGATCAGGCTGCAAGAAGAGGGTTAAGGCCTAATAAGTTAACATATACGCCTCTAATTAACACTTATTGTAGACAAAATGATTCTAACAAGGCATTGGATTTATTTGTTAAGATGATAGATAATGGAGAAAAACCGGACCTACTAACTTATAGTTCTCTTATTCACGGGATCGTTGTTATTGGAGAGGTTGAAACCGCAACGATGATCTTGGAAAAGATGACAGAAAGAGGAGTCTTTCCTGATGCAGGggtatataatgttttaataaatGGCCTTTGCAAGAAAGGAAAACTTCCTGCTGCCAAGGAGTTGTTGTCTAAGATGCTTGATCAACATGTTCCTCCTGATAAGTTTGTTTATGCAAGTTTAATTGATGGATTTGTTAGGAACGCAGAGCTTGACGAGGCAAAGAAGCTCTTTCAGCATGCAATTCAAACGGGTGTGAAAGTTGATGTAGTCGGGTATAATGCAATGATTAAAGGTTTTTGTAAAGACGGCAAGTTGAAAGATGCAGTTTTGTGTGTCAATACGATGATCAAAGCACAAATGACTCCAGACGAGTTTACCTATTCTACACTTATAGATGGATATGTAAAACAACATGATATGGATGGCGCGTTAGGGATTTTTAGTCATATGATAAAACAAAACTGTAAGCCAAACGTGGTTACATATACTTCTCTGATTAACGGATTCTGTCAAAAGGGAGATATAATTGGTGCCAAAAAATTACTCAAGGAGATGAAAGGTCGCAGGTTAATGCCTAATGTGGTTACTTACAGTATATTAGTCGGAAGTTGTTGCAAAGAAGGTAAATTAGCAAAAGCAGCTTCCTTTTTTGAAGAAATGTTGATGAGCAAGTGCAATCCGAACGATGTTACTTTTCATTATTTGGTGCAAGGCTTCTCAAAGTATGATAAATATACCGAGACTAACAAGGTGAATAACTCAATGTTTTTGGATATTCACAGCAGAATGATAGCAGATGGTTGGTCTCCAAGGCTTGCTACATATGCTACTATTGTTGTATGTCTTTCTCTTCATGGAATGCTTGATGATTCGTTAAAATTGAGTGGTAAGATGGCGATTAGGGATGGGCCTGTTGTTTTTGCAGCCTTGCTATATGGTATTTGCTTGGAAGGAAAGGGAAAAGAATGGAATAATATCATATCCTGTAATTTCAATGAATCACAGTTGGTTATTGCTGTAAAgtatttgtcaatttttgagcAGTATCGCCCACATGGGGTGATTTCTGATGTTTCGGCGATTTTGCAGATGTTGGTTAATGATTGCAAGTCCAAACATCATGAAGTAGTCAGCCTATAA